The segment tttacttcttaattgagaagtaagttttagcgaatcaaattttggcgctgcTGCCAGGGAAAgtagattttagattaacttagacttattactaaagtttagtcgatattttattaattttaccttatttattgttttttattcgtgcagaactatcttccttgtatgccaaatacacaggggggaagagaacccttgtttctcTACGATCACAAATTAGAGCATACACTACACAACATGAATCGAAAattgggtattaatgatgatgatccaaactagaacattccagctccggttgatgttcatggtttGTTATTACCTGATGATCAGGGTCAAAATCAACAGAGGGGACGAAATTCCGCTCCACGTCCCCacgaatactacagaggctatgacaatatagcagactctgatgggccacttgtcttgtcCCCTCTACCACCTGGACACATCTTTGTGATAACTAGCAGCCCAATgtaaatgctcactgccagaggtttgttttcaaggcTACCTTTTGAGGAACCACATGCCCATATATCTAAGGTAAGGTTAGTGTGTAAAAtatgtgtagggaggcctgacttggacttggatgtaatcgGGCTAAGattgtttcctctctcactgacgggagaggctgctatttggttcactgagctcccttataaatcaattttcactaggaaccaactaagggtcattttcttagcacgctattattcggtctccaagaaactaaaccacaaagatagagtgaacaactttgtggcactacaagGAGAGTCAGTGAGTCCTTCTTgcgatagattcacctcattttttagaAGCTTCCCAAAACACCATATatatgatgagtcactgaaggaatacttctatccgggactggatgataataataaagtggtgttggatactatagcgggtggttccTATGAGAAGTGTCCTTATGTTGAGATTgccgaaaagttagagaaaatctcacggaacaataaagcttggagtctTAGGAAGTCAGATAGTGGGAGAAATATATTCGCAGTACAATCCACTCATAACCCATCCCCAGATGAGATTtttgaagagatggctcagattAGAACTGAgtttgggttggtattaaaacatgtcactaagggtgcagaaaagataaattcaatcaactacttgtctaaacaaCCATCACCAAATAATGAATGCCATTATGAGGAGGAAttctatgcggtaaatgagcagatgggGGGGGGGTTCCGACCGtttgcccaaggctctaatctgGAGAATTGGCGCCACAGGCAAGGGAAaaaaggtcggatctatggtaaatATAaacgtgagggtcattatgttcgaGAATGAAATTAAAaccacgacaacaacttcaacaagggtaactatagtaatataaattatagGATCGTCCCTATGTTCCTCTTAAAAATCGGGAAGTTACTCCTATGGATGGTGGAGGTAATATGGCgcaagttgaggatatgttgcataaaaaataatgtggaGGTtggatgctagtgatgagcacactaaagagttgagaaatgatttagcgggtattgggtaGAACGTCGATACACATgaaatatcgattaagcagcttgagttacaattggcccaattatctgcgactgtgaacacacatctacgggcactcttcctagaaacacagTCCAAAAttcgaaaaatgatggacattgtatggaaaTCAGTACTCCCAGTGGTaagaaaaccattgacccacctatgccatcttatgagaaaaaagtgacaaaagatactgataaagtggtagttGTTAATGGTGAAGTAGAATATAACACTGGAAAAAAGATGCTGAAATTCctaaaaggtaactcccatgcctagaccaccacccccatttcctcaaagattaatgaaaaagaccgaggatttTAAATAttggcgttttataacaatgttgaagcagctttctatcaatgtccctttggtagaagctttagaacaaatgctcGGCTATTCCAAGTTTATGTAAGATcttgttacaaagaaaagatcggtcacttttgaggatgatgatagaatgcagcattatAGTGCTATtactacaagatctctggtacaaaataaagatgatccgggtgcgttcactattccttgtacaatcgggcaataacattttgtgaaagcattatgtgatctaggggcaagcataaatctcatgcccctctcaatttaaaagaagttgggtttgggtgatccaaagccaACTGCGATGCGGCTATTGATGGACGAGCGAACAGTAAAatggcctatagggatactccacgatgctctagtaaaagtggagtcctTCATATTTCTGGCACATtctgttattcttgattgtgaagtcgattttgaaaagtccattattcttgggaggcaatTCGTTGCTAcaggaagagccttagtagatatggaaaaggggcagatgaaatttcggttgaacaattagaaagtgacctttaacatttgtaggtccatgaggcagattggtgagctccaatcggtaactgctatatcctacaacattaGTGAGtcatctgagacacaaatagaagaacgtctaggtgtagaaaCATTAGTGGCtgtgataatgaattttaataACGAATGCATTGATGACTATGAGTCAGTAGTCGCTGATATTTATCGAGGTGATATTcggtttaaaccaaagaaatatAAGTTAAACATGAAGAATCGTGAGTCTCCACCCGCAAAACAACttatagaggaggctccaaactTAGAACTAAAaactctcccacctcatctcaagtatgaattcttaggaaattgttacactttcccggtaatcattgcatcagacctaaAAGAACAGCAAGTTGAGAGTTTAgtgaaagtgctaaaaaggttcaaaagagctattgggtggactattgcggacattattggggtccctcctggtatttgttcTCTTATAATCCAACTCATAactgatcataagccaagtattaaGAACCAGAGATtcttaaatccacctatgcaagaggtcgtgaagaaAGAAATCATTATGTGGTTagatgccggagtaatctatccgatcgccgatagtagttggtaTGCCCTGTTCAGAGTGTACCTAAGATAGggggaatgattgtggtcccTTATGagaaaatgaacttgttccaatgataCCGTTTACTGGATGGAGgatgtgtatggattaccgcaaATTAAATGTATgtactgaaaaagaccattttcctatgcccttcatggatcagatgttggatagacttgtcgaaaagggtggtacttttttcttgatggatattcggggtaaattcaaatttttattgcaCTAGaatatcaagagaaaaccacttttacttatctatatgggacctttgcgttcaaaagaattttgtttggcctgtgcaatgcacccgccacatttcagagatgtatgatttcaatattctctaacatggttgaagatactatagaagtttttatggataatttttttgtggttggtgattcattggAGTGGTGTTAgaacaatttatctgaggtccttaagagaaTTGAAGACGGCAATTTAGTAATAAATTGGGGTAAATgccacttcatggtgaaagaaggtattgttttgTGTCATCGCaattcagaaaagggcatagacgttgatcgagctaaaatcgaggtaatagagagacttccacCACCTATCTCTGTAAAAAAGGTATGAGAAACAATCTttggcatgcaggtttttaccggatATTCATTAAAGATTTCTAAAAAATTGCACATCCGTTTTGCAAACTAatggagaaagattgtaaattttattttgatgaatctgtcttaaagcattccgtgagataaaagaaaaattggtgtctgcatctatcattatttctcctgATTGGAATAGTCCATTTGAGGTTATGTGCGAaactagtggggttgctcttggtgtagtattggcacaaagaaagaacaaaattcttcaccccatttactatgctagtaaaacCCTAAATGAAGCTAAGAAGAattacacagtgactgagcaagaactccttgcagtagtctttgcttttgaaataattttctcctatttgctaggtaccaAAGTTATAGTTCATATGgaccattcagcattgagatatttgatggcaaagaaggatgcgaaaccgaggttgattcgttgtgtattactgctacaagaatttgacttcaATGTgagggatagaaaagggacttaAAATCAACTTGCCGATCACTTGTCCCAACTAGAAGATggagctatgagagagttaggagataaaactgatattgatgatactttccccaatgagcatgtattggctgcctcacaagacttgattccatggttcgcagttttcgcgaactatctggctaatGATATTATTccatcggacttgtcctttcatcaaagaaagaatttcatgtacgatgtgaagaagttcttttgggatgaaccatatttatataggagttgtgcagacgggcttattcggcatTGTGTGCAAGAATGTGAGATGTTCAGTGTTTTGtaggcatgccattcctcacccgttggtggacctcatagtggtatccgaaccgctcataagatattacaatgttgTTACTATTGGTCAacccttcatcaagatgctcgtGAGTTTTCTaaagcatgtgatagatgccaaagatatggcggcatttcaagaaagcaagagctccctctaaacctcatttttgtgattgagttatttgatattTAGGGTACTAACTTTATGGGACCTTTTGTTAGTTCTTAtggaatgaagtatattttagtataggttgattatgtatctactTGGGTGGAAGCTATctccctcgcaaacaatgaagggaaaagTGTCACTGCGTTCataataaagaatatattttctcgttttggcaccccaatggcaattattagtgatgggggctcccacttttgcaacagattgttcaagggaatattggagaaatatggggttcgccataatgtggccactccttaccaccctcaaactagtgggcgaGTTTAAATGTCAAatagggagatcaaacagatattgtcaaaaacagtgaacgCTAGTAGCACGGATTGGTCAAAGAGGCTTGATAATgatctttgggcctaccggacagcgtATAAGACTCTCATAGGTATGTTctcataccaacttgtatatgggaaagcttgtcatcttccggttgaatTAGACCATAAATCCATGTGGGCtataaagaagttgaaaatggattggaatgaagcagcagaacaacggttaactaggttgaatgaactcgatgattTTCTCCTGAAATCTTATGAAAGATcatccctctacaaagaaaagatgaagagtttatggttggggattttttacttttataaaatttaggttgcgcttgtttccgggcaagctgAAGTCCAAATGGAatggtccttacttggttacccaactattccctcatggagaagttcagttggaaactaaggagggtgtgtggttcaaggtgaatggaaaacgcataaaaatctattttgggtatgctgaatcggcgaatgaagtgattgagGCATATTATGTTGATGAAGTCTTAGTAATCAAGTGCCCTCGGTTGTGCCGCCACGTTTAATAAGGTGTTGgttggaggcaacccaatacttatagtttatctttctagtaatggtagcattttctactaatgggtttttaaagttgcaggcacatcactagGAAATTCAACAGAAAATCGCTCTCCAACAGTCATTGACGGACACATCAACAGACTGTCACGCACACGATGAAATGTATCATGAGTCCGCCGTGCCAGGTACGtctgttatttattttcaaaacaaggTCACACGTGACGAAACAAATAACGGATCGTAGCATCttagacggaccgtcgtcggggactcATTGCATCATTAATGAGCGTACCCAACCCGATTCGGTTgggataatttaaaaaattggcaACCTTTAAAAACCGCACACCTTCATTTCACCTatttccttccctctttctcccattttccctcacttttcaacttccaacttCCAATATCAGAACCCCCTTCTCTATCAATCAATAGTATCCCCAAATTCCCTTATTCTGGATATCTCCTttctactagtcggagtctaCTGCTATGATTTTGTTACTGATCACTAAGTACCTTCctcgcttgtttttctcaaattctctagtatgtgtctctgatttctaccAATTcccattgcatttttgtttttttaattcgtATTAAcctatttctttttggtgggtcttcatgctttgatcaaattttgtctgacctaggttaagATTCCGTAAATTGCTTTGTTAAAACtatagaaataggtgctttagcattacTAGTTTGTTAGGTATTTTTGTTAGACACATCTAGGTTAAAAGTAAAGATTCCATTTGagtcataggggatgattgtggactccccagttctgtcattgtatgacagaacgagaccccaatGATATATcgtcgtacccacgatggaccgttaGAAGGTCCATTCGAACACCGCCAACACCTCGCTATCAaatattttccaagtgtccaccaacgaaCACCTGCGACAGATCGTCGttaccatgacgatccgtcctgcacaaccgttctggttgtcagagaccctattaataagggtctcccactttttctaagtgtcctcttacagacatctacgacggaccatcataccctcgacggtccgttctgcacatccgttctggttgtcagagaacctattcctaagggtcccactttttctaagtgtctacCTATGGACATCTACGAtagaccgtcataccctcgacggtctgtccttCACAACCGTCATTACGGTCAGAAACCCATCTCCTGAGGTTCTCCgtattttttctaagtgtcctctgatggACATCTACGATAGACCAtcacaccctcgacggtccgtcctgtacaaCCATCGTGATGGTCatagacccctctcctaagggtctgtACGACGGACCATAATTGTCATGGTGGTTTTTCCTGCTTATTCTTCATACTTGTTAGAGACTTTCTGTAATaacttgtttagtcgttttgagcagcagacttcaattctagaaaaattggcagaaacgacggatcccacgacggaccgtcatgggcacgacggaccgtcgagggggtcttgtttaaaaatacttagaattctaaaaatgggcactgaaatcgactctctaaacttcgtaacggaatggcaggacggaccgtcataggtgttacggaccgtcacaaactcttcagagaaattgagtctctgaactctgtgacggagtagcaggacggaccgtcgcaggcgcgatgggccgtcacaggctgcgtaatcccagtctaaGTCGCATTTcctcaattgttttaagggacatttttgactattcatgctttaattatatagttagttggttaatgttaataagtctaattacttcggggttaaaagaggtaaacttaagttaattagtgggttattattgccatcttttattcttaattatatgctaattagggtaaaagaaagagggttttgaataaagaaaatagaaagaataagagaaagagagagaaagtcgaacgagaaagaggagaaacgaagagaaacaaagcttaggaaattgcttgcttgattactaatcttcggtggaggtaggttatggtttctcttacgatattcgtagtaaactcttaatagcgaatgatatgtattgataatattgtaaacccttctatgtgcttaattgtatgcttgcatgaatgtaattatataattgtaattatataagcatgatgaagttattgaatcccaaatattgcaaaaccctaatctctttgttaatgatgaggccttcgtataaaagaaggcgtgatgaattgatagaaggagattaggggatcgggtttcatgaaccgacacatagtattagggggaccgggtgtcacaaaccgacaagtagatttagaggattgggtgtcacgaaccaacacgtaaatttaggggatcgggtgtcacaaaccgacacgtagatttaggggatcgggtgtcacgaaccgacacatagacttaggggatcggctgttacgaaccgacacgtagatttaggggatcggagtgtcacgttccgacacatagtagtaggggatcgtagtgtcacgtaccgacacaaaagGATTAATGAagatgagggagcggagtgtcacgtaccgacacaagagaaataaagataatgaatcttgaaagatgttaatatactcaatctaatgaatataatttccaaatgagtatggtattgaggcttgagtcctcatgtgtgaacttgacggtaattgttaatgatatagtacttgctattgctacatgttgagtatcatagttgattttatgatattactttgtatatattgatttctatttcaagttggccgatgatatctactcagtacccgtgttttgtattgacccctacttttatgtttttctccttgtttatttgtg is part of the Solanum lycopersicum chromosome 1, SLM_r2.1 genome and harbors:
- the LOC138342134 gene encoding uncharacterized protein; protein product: MSNREIKQILSKTVNASSTDWSKRLDNDLWAYRTAYKTLIGMFSYQLVYGKACHLPVELDHKSMWAIKKLKMDWNEAAEQRLRLFPGKLKSKWNGPYLVTQLFPHGEVQLETKEGVWFKVNGKRIKIYFGYAESANEVIEAYYVDEVLVIKCPRLCRHV